One Candidatus Polarisedimenticolia bacterium DNA window includes the following coding sequences:
- a CDS encoding RodZ domain-containing protein → MATFGETLKRERELRKISLREVCEATKIGLRYLEALEGNRFDQLPGGVFNKGFIRAYAKFIGLDAEALITSYLFDLGVQQNPQPIRPRYVGADIEAVPEIPAAKPAPAAPRRRQVSPRHWAWAGSLAAISLAAAGGVWLIAFRGPSIETRPAGSLPKRSAKAQVGGDPISSPASAENKETLPFDAAAQPPVLANPEPAPRPETPDSAAAAPGAPASRETAWRVADLGLSLSVSEPTWVALACDGTERLNREIAAGDTVRLTCRKEIRLSSADAGAITMRINGNDCLPLGERGAALDNFLFDRERAAELCPPNTPER, encoded by the coding sequence ATGGCGACTTTCGGCGAGACCCTGAAACGGGAGAGAGAGCTCCGGAAGATCTCCTTGCGTGAGGTCTGCGAAGCCACGAAGATCGGGCTGCGCTACCTGGAGGCTCTGGAGGGGAACCGCTTCGACCAGCTCCCGGGAGGCGTTTTCAACAAAGGCTTCATCCGCGCCTACGCCAAGTTCATCGGGCTCGACGCCGAGGCGCTGATCACCTCCTATCTCTTCGACCTCGGAGTCCAGCAGAACCCTCAGCCCATCCGTCCCCGCTACGTCGGCGCCGACATCGAAGCGGTCCCGGAGATCCCCGCCGCAAAGCCCGCTCCCGCGGCGCCGCGCCGGCGGCAGGTCTCCCCCCGGCACTGGGCCTGGGCGGGCAGCCTCGCCGCGATCTCGCTGGCGGCCGCCGGCGGCGTCTGGCTGATCGCCTTCCGCGGCCCCTCGATCGAGACGCGGCCGGCCGGCTCGCTTCCGAAACGCTCCGCCAAGGCGCAGGTGGGCGGAGACCCGATCTCGTCTCCGGCGTCCGCGGAGAACAAGGAGACCCTCCCCTTCGACGCCGCCGCCCAGCCGCCGGTCCTGGCGAACCCTGAGCCGGCCCCGCGCCCCGAGACCCCGGACTCCGCCGCGGCCGCGCCAGGCGCCCCTGCCTCGAGGGAAACCGCGTGGCGCGTCGCCGATCTGGGACTGTCGCTGTCGGTGTCCGAGCCGACTTGGGTCGCGCTCGCCTGCGACGGCACGGAGCGCCTCAACCGGGAGATTGCGGCGGGCGACACGGTGCGCCTCACCTGCCGCAAGGAGATCCGCCTGAGCAGCGCCGACGCCGGCGCGATCACGATGCGGATCAACGGCAACGACTGCCTTCCGCTGGGCGAGCGCGGCGCCGCGCTCGATAATTTCCTCTTCGATCGGGAACGGGCGGCCGAGCTCTGCCCTCCCAACACCCCGGAGCGCTGA